The genomic region GGTTTTACGCGTGGCTCTAGTGGCTACAGTGGCCCCCGCGAAGACGGGGCAGCGCGGTATCGTGGAGGTTGAAGAACTGGGGGTACGCCTGCGCTCCGAAACACACCGCGTGCGGTCCCTGCGCGAGTACCTGCTCCTCGGGCGCCGACACGTGGGCCGCGTGAGCTGGTTCGAAGCCTTGTCGGGTATAACAGTTTCCCTGCGGGCGGGAGAGCTGCTCGGGGTCGTGGGCGACAATGGTGCCGGCAAAACGACTTTTCTGCGCGTGCTCGCGGGGATAGTTCCGCCCAGCGAAGGCCGTGTATCGGTGGCTGGTGCCATAGCTCCGCTGGTAGAAATGGGGGCGGGCTTCGACCTTGAACTCACGGGGCGCGAGAACGTCTTTCTCTATGGCGCCATGCTCGGTCTCGACCGCCGCCGGGTCGCCGGACTGTTCGACGCCATGGTCGATTTTGCCGGGCTCCAGGATTCGATGGATACGGCGGTCAAAAACTATTCTTCGGGCATGGTAGCGCGTCTAGGCTTCTCCGTGGCCACCGCCGTGCCTCCGGCGCTGCTGCTCGTCGACGAAGCGCTGGCCGTTGGAGACGCTAACTTCAGGCTGCGCTGCAGCGATCGCATCGACCGCCTGCGCGAGCAGGGTACGGCCGTGGTGCTGGTGAGCCACGATCTCGAACTGGTAAGGGCGCAGGCCGACACCGCTCTCTGGCTGCACGAGGGCAGGGTGGCGGCGGTTGGCGATGTGGGCGCGGTGCTCGCAGCATACGAAGTTCAGCTCCAGCGGGGCGGCGGGGAAGTGGCCGCGTGAGCGCGGTCCAAGAGACCGGCGTTGGTTTCACCGGAGCTGATGTTGCGGTGATCGTGGTGGCCTACCGTGCCGGTACGTACCTGTTCGATTGCGTGCAGGCGCTAAAGGCCGAAACGGATCCGTCAGCGGAAATTGTACTCGTGGACAACGGCGGCCTGGCCGACGAAGTTGA from Candidatus Binatota bacterium harbors:
- a CDS encoding ABC transporter ATP-binding protein, which produces MALVATVAPAKTGQRGIVEVEELGVRLRSETHRVRSLREYLLLGRRHVGRVSWFEALSGITVSLRAGELLGVVGDNGAGKTTFLRVLAGIVPPSEGRVSVAGAIAPLVEMGAGFDLELTGRENVFLYGAMLGLDRRRVAGLFDAMVDFAGLQDSMDTAVKNYSSGMVARLGFSVATAVPPALLLVDEALAVGDANFRLRCSDRIDRLREQGTAVVLVSHDLELVRAQADTALWLHEGRVAAVGDVGAVLAAYEVQLQRGGGEVAA